One window of the Chryseobacterium sp. CY350 genome contains the following:
- a CDS encoding SDR family oxidoreductase gives MEYSELKDKVAIVTGGDSGIGKEVALLLAKHGVHIAIVNYNDQEDNINAKDTEEQILKFGRKCMTFSGDINEDAFCTEICETVINLWGNIDILINNAGIQFPETSIENLKEENVRRTFNSNIIGMILLTKAVYPHLKMGDSIVNTTSAVAYQGHEELLDYSATKGAIVSFTRSMALQAKSKGIRVNAVSPGPVSTPLTEKTFGEEKEDPHQPPLERNASTEEIASCFLFLVSNGSAQITGQVLHPNGGMIING, from the coding sequence ATGGAATATTCGGAATTGAAAGATAAAGTAGCAATCGTAACAGGAGGAGATAGTGGAATTGGGAAAGAGGTTGCTCTTCTATTAGCAAAGCATGGAGTGCACATTGCTATTGTCAATTATAATGACCAGGAGGATAATATAAATGCAAAAGACACTGAAGAACAAATTTTAAAATTTGGTAGGAAATGCATGACGTTTTCGGGAGATATTAATGAGGACGCATTTTGTACGGAAATTTGTGAAACAGTAATCAACTTGTGGGGAAACATTGATATATTGATCAATAATGCAGGAATTCAGTTTCCGGAAACTAGTATAGAAAACTTAAAGGAGGAAAATGTGCGTCGTACGTTTAATTCAAATATTATTGGAATGATATTGCTGACAAAAGCAGTGTATCCCCACTTGAAGATGGGTGACAGTATTGTGAATACAACTTCAGCAGTAGCTTATCAGGGTCATGAAGAACTATTGGACTATTCTGCTACGAAAGGAGCCATAGTTTCTTTTACCAGATCAATGGCACTTCAGGCAAAATCTAAAGGGATTCGTGTTAATGCTGTGTCACCTGGCCCTGTATCTACTCCTTTGACCGAAAAAACCTTTGGGGAAGAAAAGGAGGATCCTCATCAACCTCCGCTTGAACGCAATGCCTCTACTGAAGAAATCGCATCTTGTTTTCTTTTTCTGGTCTCGAACGGTTCAGCTCAAATCACCGGCCAGGTTCTACATCCCAATGGCGGCATGATCATCAATGGATGA
- a CDS encoding CinA family protein, giving the protein MEKGIIETVGRYLNAQGNTVSVAERVTSGYLQFLLSQITEASKFFKGGITAYTLQEKVKHLGINKKEAEETDCVSQKIAQTMALEVSQMFETDWGIGVTGYATPVDTSDFKTFAYYVIVYRNTVIVSEKITSEKEIAEDAQIFYAESIMKSFEKQLEIQSDN; this is encoded by the coding sequence ATGGAGAAAGGTATTATAGAAACAGTTGGCAGATATTTAAATGCTCAAGGGAATACCGTGAGCGTCGCTGAAAGAGTCACATCCGGTTATCTACAGTTCCTGCTTTCACAAATAACTGAAGCATCTAAATTTTTTAAGGGTGGCATTACAGCATACACTCTACAGGAAAAAGTGAAGCATCTGGGTATAAATAAAAAAGAGGCTGAAGAAACTGACTGTGTCTCTCAAAAGATCGCACAGACAATGGCATTAGAAGTCTCTCAAATGTTTGAAACAGATTGGGGAATCGGAGTTACAGGATATGCAACTCCTGTTGATACATCAGATTTTAAGACTTTTGCATACTATGTTATTGTGTACCGAAATACAGTGATTGTATCCGAGAAGATCACTAGTGAGAAAGAAATTGCAGAGGATGCGCAGATCTTTTATGCAGAGTCAATAATGAAGAGTTTTGAAAAACAGCTTGAAATACAGTCAGACAACTGA
- a CDS encoding zinc-dependent alcohol dehydrogenase: protein MKAAVFHAPGKITCDIVDDPIIKDPNDIILKVTSTAICGSDLHMYTGGIPQARPMVMGHEFMGIIEEVGTNITHLKVGDRVVVPFPIACGGCYFCQHDLPSGCEHSNPQNYGPEGGILTEKGGGMFGYADLYGGYDGGQAQYVRVPYANFGPRKVSDSLTDEQVLFLTDIFPTGYTGVMWADLKGDETVAIFGAGPVGSMAVKSAILHNAKKVIVIDTQQYRLDQIARLTGCETILWEDAEQTVEQIRDMTDGRGADVCIDAVGFEPDRDLIDRAKAVINFEKGSVKVFEACMSGAKRGGFVSILGVYPMNYDNFKVGQLFDKGLTIKAGQAPVHPIIDKLLNYVETGQVKLDDIITHRLALDEVAKGYEIFHKKEDGCVKVVLDPWK, encoded by the coding sequence ATGAAAGCAGCAGTTTTTCACGCTCCTGGTAAAATTACCTGTGATATTGTAGATGATCCGATCATCAAAGATCCGAATGATATTATTTTAAAAGTGACATCAACCGCTATTTGCGGAAGCGACTTGCATATGTACACAGGTGGAATTCCCCAGGCTCGTCCCATGGTGATGGGTCATGAATTCATGGGGATTATTGAAGAAGTCGGAACCAATATTACTCATCTTAAAGTGGGTGACCGTGTTGTCGTTCCATTTCCTATCGCATGTGGAGGATGCTATTTCTGTCAACACGATTTGCCTTCAGGCTGCGAACATTCCAATCCTCAAAACTATGGTCCAGAGGGAGGTATTTTAACTGAAAAAGGTGGCGGTATGTTTGGTTACGCAGATTTGTACGGTGGTTATGATGGGGGTCAGGCGCAATACGTTCGTGTACCGTATGCTAATTTTGGACCTAGAAAAGTGTCAGATTCCCTTACAGATGAACAGGTTTTATTTCTTACCGATATATTCCCTACAGGTTACACTGGGGTAATGTGGGCAGATTTGAAAGGGGATGAAACCGTGGCTATCTTCGGTGCCGGACCAGTGGGATCAATGGCAGTAAAAAGTGCAATTTTACACAATGCCAAAAAGGTAATTGTCATCGACACCCAACAATACAGATTAGATCAGATCGCAAGATTGACAGGCTGTGAAACTATTTTGTGGGAAGATGCAGAGCAAACCGTAGAGCAGATCCGCGATATGACCGATGGTCGTGGTGCAGATGTATGCATTGACGCAGTAGGTTTCGAACCAGATAGAGATTTAATTGATCGCGCTAAAGCAGTGATCAATTTTGAAAAAGGTTCTGTGAAAGTTTTTGAAGCATGTATGAGTGGAGCGAAAAGAGGAGGTTTTGTCTCAATATTAGGAGTATACCCGATGAATTATGATAATTTTAAAGTAGGTCAACTGTTTGACAAAGGTTTGACTATAAAAGCAGGTCAGGCTCCTGTACATCCGATTATCGATAAGCTTTTGAATTATGTGGAAACAGGACAGGTGAAACTTGATGATATCATCACGCATCGTTTGGCTTTGGACGAAGTGGCAAAAGGCTACGAGATATTTCATAAAAAAGAAGACGGCTGTGTGAAGGTTGTTTTAGATCCCTGGAAATAA
- a CDS encoding catalase, translating to MKNEHLNEKIGQLQNVITDNSDAALTTNQGLKINNNQDSLKAGERGPSLLDDFILREKITHFDHERIPERVVHARGSGAHGVFKLNKSLSEYTKAKFLNNVDEETPVFVRFSTVAGSRGSTDLARDVRGFSVKFYTQEGIYDLVANNIPVFFIQDAIKFPDLVHAVKPEPDNEIPQASSAHNTFWDFISLMPESTHMIMWLMSDRAIPRSYRMMEGFGVHSFKFVNEEGKVHFVKIHLKPRLGVHSVAWPEAQKISGNDPDFHRRDLWEAIENGAFPEWDFGVQLVPEENEHDFDFDLLDPTKLIPEELVPVQLVGTLTLNRNPDNFFAETEQVAFHPGHIVPGIDFSNDPLLQGRLFSYTDTQLTRLGSPNFHEIPINRSINTVHNNQRDGHMRQQIATGKVSYEPNSMGGGCPFQAMMKDGGFASQEERVEGHKVRARSQSFVDHYSQAKLFYNSQSTFEKTHLQNALVFELSKVTIQEIRERMVGQLAFVNRDLANEVASRLGVEVKILAQPNQSIPADADPASLQSAEIEPKTKSSKALSMADTVKDTIESRVIGFMMTNGFDAASTDRLIEKLEGQGAVVQYIADSVAPVQSSDGQAYIPDHALSTTSSVCFDALYICGGARSAEGFVRSGNKNMTVDFINEAFRHCKAIYFGKETDMLKNLTDVALIKHDDPGVITADNTDADDLFVDAIAKHRVWEFEKERNGMED from the coding sequence ATGAAAAATGAACATTTAAATGAAAAAATTGGTCAGCTTCAAAATGTAATCACTGACAATTCGGACGCAGCGCTAACCACTAACCAAGGTTTAAAAATCAACAACAACCAGGATTCTTTAAAAGCAGGTGAGCGCGGGCCATCTCTGTTGGACGATTTTATCCTGCGAGAAAAAATTACCCATTTTGACCATGAAAGAATTCCTGAGAGAGTAGTTCATGCAAGGGGTTCGGGAGCGCATGGGGTTTTTAAATTAAATAAAAGCCTTTCAGAATACACAAAGGCAAAATTTTTAAATAATGTTGATGAGGAGACCCCTGTTTTCGTGAGATTTTCTACGGTTGCAGGAAGTAGAGGAAGTACAGATCTGGCCCGTGATGTTAGAGGTTTTTCGGTTAAATTTTACACTCAGGAAGGTATTTATGATTTGGTAGCCAATAATATTCCTGTTTTTTTTATTCAGGATGCCATCAAATTTCCTGACCTGGTGCATGCGGTAAAACCGGAACCGGACAATGAAATTCCTCAGGCATCATCGGCACACAATACCTTCTGGGATTTTATTTCCTTAATGCCGGAAAGTACACATATGATTATGTGGCTGATGAGCGATCGAGCCATCCCAAGAAGCTATCGTATGATGGAAGGATTTGGTGTTCATTCCTTTAAGTTTGTTAATGAAGAAGGGAAAGTACATTTTGTGAAAATCCACTTGAAGCCGAGATTGGGAGTACATTCGGTTGCTTGGCCGGAGGCACAGAAGATATCGGGGAACGACCCCGATTTCCACAGAAGAGATTTATGGGAAGCGATTGAAAACGGAGCTTTCCCAGAGTGGGATTTTGGTGTACAGCTAGTTCCCGAAGAGAATGAGCATGATTTTGATTTTGATCTTCTGGATCCTACAAAACTGATTCCCGAAGAACTTGTTCCGGTTCAGTTGGTTGGTACTTTAACGTTAAACAGAAACCCGGATAATTTCTTTGCGGAAACGGAGCAGGTAGCCTTTCACCCAGGTCATATTGTTCCCGGAATTGACTTCAGTAATGATCCGCTTTTACAGGGCAGACTGTTTTCATATACAGATACTCAATTGACAAGGTTGGGATCGCCGAATTTCCATGAGATTCCTATCAATCGATCAATCAACACTGTTCACAATAATCAGCGAGACGGTCACATGCGTCAGCAGATTGCAACAGGAAAGGTGAGTTATGAACCCAATTCTATGGGAGGCGGCTGTCCTTTCCAGGCAATGATGAAAGATGGTGGTTTTGCTTCTCAGGAAGAAAGAGTTGAAGGTCATAAAGTAAGGGCAAGAAGCCAAAGTTTTGTAGATCATTATTCTCAGGCAAAATTATTCTACAACAGTCAGTCGACATTTGAAAAGACCCATTTGCAGAATGCATTGGTATTTGAACTGTCGAAAGTAACAATTCAGGAAATCAGAGAAAGAATGGTAGGGCAGCTTGCATTTGTAAATAGAGATCTTGCGAATGAGGTTGCTTCACGTTTAGGTGTTGAAGTGAAAATACTTGCTCAGCCCAATCAGAGTATTCCGGCAGATGCAGATCCTGCAAGCCTTCAAAGTGCAGAGATAGAACCCAAAACAAAATCTTCAAAGGCATTGAGCATGGCAGATACAGTTAAAGATACCATCGAAAGCCGCGTGATAGGTTTTATGATGACCAATGGTTTCGATGCAGCGTCTACCGACCGTTTGATTGAAAAACTCGAAGGTCAGGGAGCAGTGGTACAATACATTGCTGATTCAGTTGCGCCTGTACAATCATCGGACGGACAGGCCTATATCCCTGATCATGCTCTGTCCACGACGTCAAGCGTTTGTTTTGATGCATTATATATTTGTGGTGGAGCAAGGTCTGCAGAAGGTTTTGTAAGGTCTGGAAACAAAAATATGACGGTAGATTTTATCAATGAAGCATTCCGTCATTGTAAAGCCATTTATTTCGGAAAAGAAACTGATATGCTTAAAAATCTAACCGATGTGGCTTTGATAAAACATGACGATCCGGGAGTAATCACGGCGGATAACACAGATGCCGATGACTTATTTGTAGATGCAATAGCTAAACACCGAGTTTGGGAGTTCGAAAAAGAAAGAAACGGAATGGAAGATTAA
- a CDS encoding DUF6766 family protein, translating into MKSYSFIYRNGLSIVLLLLMLVCWGGQFLTGWHTLNTELTENGKPVINMTRYLSSGHFIQATFENWESEFLQMMLYVLLTVSLRQKGSSESKSLEGKEDVDRVPMAHKNAPWPVKKGGLVLTIYKNSLSIAFGILFLTSFILHFYGSLNEYNSEQVMKNKPSITWVAYLQNSRFWFESLQNWQSEFLAVASLVILSIWLRQKGSPESKPVDMPHQENA; encoded by the coding sequence ATGAAGTCTTATTCTTTTATATACAGAAATGGATTGAGCATTGTGCTGCTTCTATTGATGTTGGTTTGTTGGGGCGGTCAGTTCTTAACGGGCTGGCATACCCTTAACACTGAATTGACAGAAAATGGAAAGCCCGTTATTAATATGACACGGTATCTGTCAAGTGGTCATTTTATTCAGGCTACCTTCGAAAATTGGGAAAGTGAGTTTTTGCAGATGATGCTGTATGTGTTACTTACTGTTTCACTGCGTCAAAAAGGATCAAGCGAATCCAAATCATTGGAAGGAAAAGAGGATGTTGACAGGGTTCCGATGGCTCATAAAAATGCTCCCTGGCCTGTGAAGAAGGGAGGCCTGGTTTTAACGATCTACAAAAATTCTTTATCCATTGCTTTCGGGATTCTTTTTCTTACAAGCTTCATTCTTCATTTTTACGGAAGCTTAAATGAATATAACAGTGAACAAGTGATGAAGAACAAACCATCGATCACTTGGGTGGCTTACTTGCAGAACTCCCGATTCTGGTTTGAATCCTTACAGAATTGGCAAAGCGAATTTTTGGCTGTTGCCTCTCTGGTAATTTTATCAATATGGCTCAGGCAAAAGGGTTCACCGGAATCAAAACCGGTTGACATGCCGCATCAGGAAAATGCGTAA
- a CDS encoding SDR family NAD(P)-dependent oxidoreductase, with translation MTDNNTKYALVTGATSGIGLELAKLLASNGYNLAIVGRNQETLDKTAAELQVHGVKIAAFNKNLFYQDDVYSLYAELKVSNISPSILINAAGQGLYGKFEQTDLNREIDIINLNVIAVMILTKLFIKDRADKGPGKILNLASIASTAPGPWHSVYHGTKSFILSWSEAIREELKNSGITVTALLPGPTSTDFFNKALMNDSKIMEDWENFSSAEDVAKDGYKAMMNGDDKIISGIRNKLTVAMSNISTDTMAAHRMGEMQKPKSEKE, from the coding sequence ATGACTGATAATAATACTAAGTACGCACTGGTTACCGGAGCTACGAGTGGAATAGGATTGGAGTTAGCAAAACTCTTAGCAAGTAATGGATATAATTTAGCAATTGTAGGCCGAAATCAGGAAACACTGGATAAAACTGCAGCCGAACTGCAAGTGCATGGGGTCAAGATAGCAGCTTTCAATAAAAATTTATTTTATCAGGATGATGTATATTCATTGTACGCTGAATTGAAGGTGAGCAATATTAGTCCTTCTATTTTAATTAATGCTGCAGGACAGGGACTTTATGGAAAGTTTGAGCAGACCGACCTTAACCGTGAAATCGATATCATCAATTTAAATGTCATTGCTGTGATGATATTAACCAAGTTGTTTATCAAAGACAGAGCAGATAAAGGTCCTGGGAAGATTTTGAATTTAGCATCAATTGCCAGTACTGCACCTGGGCCATGGCATTCGGTTTATCATGGAACAAAATCTTTTATCTTATCGTGGTCTGAAGCGATCCGTGAGGAATTGAAGAATTCTGGTATTACTGTAACAGCGTTGCTTCCGGGACCGACTTCAACAGATTTTTTCAATAAAGCATTGATGAATGACAGTAAGATCATGGAAGATTGGGAAAACTTTTCTTCAGCAGAAGACGTTGCAAAAGATGGGTATAAGGCTATGATGAATGGTGATGATAAAATTATTTCAGGCATCAGAAATAAATTGACAGTTGCTATGAGTAATATTAGTACAGATACTATGGCAGCACATCGAATGGGCGAAATGCAAAAGCCGAAATCAGAAAAGGAATAG
- a CDS encoding DUF2383 domain-containing protein yields MKAEYDRMISQSKMMKNELINMINEKGGHPINSPSIPGSLHRTWIDIKNSFTIGNIEESTLSNVVFGEQAAMKIYQAALESGDLCHKSTELVKEQLNSLKVSHEQFKKIEEYKSQ; encoded by the coding sequence ATTAAAGCTGAATATGATCGGATGATTTCTCAATCCAAGATGATGAAAAATGAACTCATCAATATGATCAATGAGAAAGGAGGGCATCCCATTAACTCTCCTTCGATCCCTGGATCTTTACACCGCACCTGGATAGACATCAAAAATTCCTTTACGATTGGAAACATTGAAGAATCAACTTTATCTAACGTGGTTTTCGGCGAGCAGGCGGCCATGAAAATTTATCAAGCTGCGTTGGAGAGTGGCGATCTTTGCCATAAAAGCACGGAACTGGTAAAAGAACAGCTCAACAGTTTAAAAGTTTCACATGAGCAGTTTAAGAAGATCGAGGAATATAAAAGTCAATAG
- a CDS encoding SDR family NAD(P)-dependent oxidoreductase, translating into MIPIPDHGEKSYKGSGRLSGRKALITGGDSGIGRAAAIAYAREGADVAINYLPNEEPDARKL; encoded by the coding sequence ATGATACCGATACCCGATCATGGAGAAAAATCATATAAAGGTTCTGGAAGACTCAGCGGAAGAAAAGCTCTAATAACGGGAGGAGATTCCGGAATCGGAAGAGCTGCTGCAATTGCCTACGCTAGGGAAGGTGCAGATGTAGCAATCAACTATTTACCAAATGAAGAACCTGATGCACGGAAGTTATAA
- a CDS encoding SDR family oxidoreductase, with protein MRDEFFCNTLILKAVEQLGGLDILVNNAGHQKTHDSILDISTEEFDRTMKTNIYAPFWLIRAALPHLKPGSSIIGLSSVQAYDPSKDLYDYAQTKATTSYIKSLAKQLGPKGIRVNGVAPGPVWTELEISGGQTQENIEKFGGDTPLGRPGQPAELASIFVQLADNDGSFATGQIYGSAGGSGQP; from the coding sequence TTGCGAGATGAATTTTTTTGTAATACACTGATTTTAAAGGCAGTTGAACAACTGGGCGGTTTGGATATTTTAGTAAATAATGCCGGTCATCAGAAAACCCATGACAGCATTTTAGATATCAGTACCGAAGAATTTGACCGAACAATGAAGACCAACATCTACGCGCCTTTCTGGCTAATCAGGGCAGCACTTCCGCACCTAAAGCCAGGTTCTTCAATCATTGGACTCTCTTCTGTTCAGGCATACGATCCATCAAAAGATTTATACGATTATGCGCAGACCAAAGCAACTACCAGCTACATAAAATCATTGGCGAAACAATTAGGACCAAAAGGGATTCGTGTCAACGGTGTCGCACCGGGACCGGTATGGACCGAACTGGAAATTAGTGGCGGACAAACGCAGGAAAATATTGAAAAATTCGGAGGAGATACCCCACTCGGAAGACCGGGACAACCCGCCGAGTTAGCTTCCATCTTCGTGCAACTGGCAGATAACGACGGTAGTTTTGCAACCGGGCAAATCTATGGTTCCGCCGGTGGCAGCGGGCAACCGTAA
- a CDS encoding Crp/Fnr family transcriptional regulator — translation MLVDENLLFRHGGELLNFKKNDFIFRESETPKFYYQIHSGDVKIANYHEEGREFIHSLPSTGHCLGETFIFSELPYPVNAVAMTDTAIIRLSISKFLDLVHSDKKILFKLYQYTAQRMHYRYVMLNNLSSNNPFIKVLCVMDSLKQYHKITEPFSYQIPYTRLEVASLTGLRVETVIRVFKRMERVNIVKIINSKIFY, via the coding sequence ATGTTAGTCGATGAAAATCTACTCTTTCGTCATGGAGGAGAGTTATTGAATTTTAAGAAAAACGATTTTATATTTAGAGAATCAGAAACTCCCAAATTTTATTATCAAATCCATTCAGGAGATGTGAAGATTGCCAATTATCACGAAGAAGGTAGGGAATTTATTCATAGTCTGCCTTCAACTGGACATTGTCTCGGAGAAACGTTTATCTTTTCTGAACTCCCATATCCAGTTAATGCAGTTGCAATGACAGATACAGCAATAATACGTTTATCTATTTCAAAGTTTTTGGATTTGGTTCATAGTGATAAAAAGATTTTGTTCAAACTATACCAATATACTGCACAAAGAATGCATTACCGATATGTAATGCTTAATAATTTATCTTCTAATAACCCATTTATTAAAGTACTTTGTGTGATGGACAGCCTTAAACAATACCATAAAATAACAGAGCCTTTTTCATATCAAATCCCTTACACAAGACTCGAAGTTGCTTCTCTTACGGGGCTTCGTGTCGAGACCGTTATTCGCGTGTTTAAAAGGATGGAACGGGTAAATATTGTAAAAATCATTAACAGTAAAATTTTTTATTAA
- a CDS encoding FAD-dependent oxidoreductase: MNRDGNTISFWQSTTNVNQHQTAKANNPQHYDTIIVGAGITGVTLAKELQNRGQKCLIIEKANVGFGTTGGTTAHINNFFDSSYDEIISDFGEYGAKTLASAAKQTIKYIQSNIRKYHISCEYNECSSFVFSAEEKQNDMLEKMFDAHQLVGIDTVKVHSIPFTLPFENAIEIKGQAQFHPLRYINKLIKEFEREGGVILTATQVTDFENKDGKVKIFVNEDDYYTADNLVWATHIPPGNNRFSILLSPYRSYAVTAKLGNPVSHMAQAADLYDPYHYVRYHKSDDDYFIIVGGYDHMTGDEDDTEKHFADLLSYVDKNFKYRNITAKWSSQYYVPADGLAYIGQMPGERNIYISTGYNGNGMTFGSMASLIIPELMEGKITPLSNLLDPGRIKPIASARNVLTEVFNASAHFVKDKFSAEKIKDLDTIVAGEGRIIKHDGDTIAAYRDQKCELHLLSPVCPHTGCNVVWNPSEVTWDCPCHGSRFDIDGTLLNGPAMSDLKKID, encoded by the coding sequence ATGAATCGAGACGGAAACACAATCAGTTTTTGGCAATCTACGACTAACGTAAATCAACATCAAACTGCAAAAGCAAATAATCCCCAACATTATGACACCATAATTGTAGGAGCAGGGATAACCGGCGTAACGCTGGCGAAGGAACTGCAAAATAGAGGGCAAAAATGCCTAATCATAGAAAAGGCTAACGTTGGATTCGGAACGACAGGTGGAACGACAGCGCATATCAATAATTTTTTCGATTCTTCTTATGACGAAATCATCTCCGATTTCGGAGAATATGGGGCAAAGACTCTGGCCAGTGCAGCGAAACAAACTATAAAATATATCCAGTCCAACATTCGTAAATACCATATTTCCTGCGAATACAATGAGTGCAGTTCTTTTGTTTTCAGTGCAGAAGAAAAACAAAATGACATGCTTGAAAAAATGTTCGATGCACATCAGCTGGTTGGAATTGACACTGTAAAAGTTCATAGCATCCCTTTTACACTACCATTCGAAAATGCTATCGAAATAAAAGGTCAGGCACAATTTCATCCGTTACGGTATATTAATAAGCTGATTAAGGAATTTGAAAGGGAAGGTGGAGTAATACTTACCGCTACTCAAGTAACGGATTTCGAAAACAAGGACGGAAAAGTAAAAATCTTTGTTAATGAGGACGATTACTATACTGCAGATAATTTGGTCTGGGCGACTCATATTCCTCCGGGAAATAACCGTTTTAGTATACTCTTATCACCATACAGAAGTTATGCGGTAACCGCAAAATTAGGTAATCCGGTATCGCACATGGCTCAGGCCGCAGATTTATACGATCCCTATCATTATGTCAGATATCATAAATCAGATGATGATTATTTTATCATTGTAGGTGGATATGACCATATGACAGGAGACGAGGATGACACTGAAAAACATTTTGCAGATCTTTTATCCTATGTTGACAAAAATTTTAAATACAGAAATATCACTGCGAAATGGTCTTCTCAATATTATGTACCTGCAGATGGACTGGCGTATATAGGACAGATGCCGGGGGAAAGAAACATTTACATCTCAACGGGTTACAACGGTAACGGTATGACCTTCGGATCTATGGCATCACTCATAATTCCGGAATTGATGGAAGGGAAAATAACGCCCTTATCCAATCTGCTTGACCCCGGACGAATAAAACCTATAGCTAGTGCCCGAAATGTTCTAACAGAAGTTTTTAATGCGTCAGCGCATTTTGTTAAAGATAAATTTTCTGCGGAAAAAATAAAAGATCTTGATACCATAGTTGCGGGGGAGGGAAGAATAATCAAACACGATGGTGATACTATTGCCGCTTATCGTGACCAAAAATGTGAACTCCATCTGCTAAGCCCTGTATGTCCACATACAGGATGTAATGTTGTTTGGAACCCCTCAGAAGTTACTTGGGATTGTCCATGCCATGGATCCCGTTTTGATATCGATGGCACTTTATTAAATGGTCCAGCGATGTCAGATCTAAAAAAAATAGATTAA
- the glf gene encoding UDP-galactopyranose mutase: protein MYDYLIVGCGFAGAVLAERLAHEGKKILIVDKRDHIAGNAYDFYNEEGILIHKYGPHIFHTNSEDVFKYLGQFTDWRPYEHRVLGSVDGLLVPIPINLTTINELYGKNLTSDEVTDFLASKAEKRNPILTSEDVVLNVVGKELYEKFFKGYTKKQWDLDPSELDASVTARVPTRTNKDDRYFTDTFQAMPKNGYTEMFKKMLSHKNISIMLQTDYKDIVDVIPFKTLIYTGPIDSYFDYCYGKLPYRSIDFRFETLNQENYQATGTVNYPTSNLYTRITEFKFLTGQKNEKTTIVYEYPTAEGDPYYPIPRKQNQEIYNQYKRLSEDYPDVFFTGRLGTYKYYNMDQVVAQSLALFKKLKAREAYVQ, encoded by the coding sequence ATGTATGATTATTTGATAGTAGGCTGCGGGTTTGCCGGAGCAGTTTTAGCAGAGCGTCTTGCTCACGAAGGAAAGAAAATCTTAATTGTTGATAAACGTGATCATATTGCAGGTAATGCATACGATTTTTATAATGAAGAAGGAATTCTGATTCACAAATATGGGCCTCATATTTTCCACACCAATTCTGAAGATGTATTCAAATATTTAGGACAGTTTACAGATTGGCGACCTTATGAACATCGGGTTTTGGGAAGTGTTGACGGATTATTAGTTCCAATTCCGATTAATTTAACAACCATTAATGAGTTGTATGGCAAAAATCTAACGTCAGATGAAGTTACCGATTTCTTAGCTTCAAAAGCTGAAAAAAGAAATCCTATCCTTACCTCAGAAGACGTCGTGTTGAATGTTGTCGGAAAAGAATTGTACGAGAAATTTTTCAAAGGGTATACTAAAAAACAATGGGATCTAGATCCTTCAGAATTGGATGCTTCCGTAACTGCTCGTGTTCCCACAAGAACCAACAAAGACGACCGGTATTTCACAGACACTTTTCAGGCGATGCCAAAAAATGGATATACCGAAATGTTTAAGAAAATGCTGTCGCACAAAAATATTAGCATTATGCTTCAGACCGATTACAAGGATATTGTTGATGTTATTCCTTTTAAAACTTTAATTTATACAGGTCCTATCGATTCTTATTTTGATTATTGCTATGGAAAATTACCTTACCGTTCTATTGATTTTAGATTCGAAACCTTAAATCAGGAAAATTATCAGGCTACGGGAACGGTAAATTATCCTACCTCAAATTTGTATACCAGAATTACTGAGTTTAAATTTTTGACCGGACAGAAAAACGAAAAAACAACCATTGTTTACGAATATCCCACTGCAGAAGGAGATCCTTATTACCCTATTCCGAGGAAACAGAATCAGGAGATTTACAATCAATACAAAAGACTATCTGAAGATTATCCTGATGTTTTTTTCACAGGACGCTTAGGAACGTATAAATATTATAATATGGATCAGGTGGTGGCGCAATCTCTGGCACTTTTTAAAAAGTTAAAAGCTAGGGAAGCGTATGTACAATAA